A window of Aquila chrysaetos chrysaetos unplaced genomic scaffold, bAquChr1.4, whole genome shotgun sequence genomic DNA:
CCTCAAGGGATCCCCCAAACCCGAGGGACCCCAGAACCCCCCCAAGGGACCCCCCCCGAACCCCTGAGggacccccgggacccccccatTCCTGACCTGGGTGCAGTTGTCAGTGTTGGGCTCCAGCTCGGCAGGGGAGACAAGCCCCGCCCAGGGCTCCACCGTGCCCCTATGGGACCCCAGACCCGCCAAggaccccccccatccctcacCTAGGCGCAGTTTTTGGTCTTAGACTCCAGCTCGGCGGGGGAGACGagcccccccaggacccccaaaGGACCCCAAACCCTCCCCGAGGGCCCCGTCCCTCACCTGGGTGCAGTTGTTGGCCTTGGGCTCCAGCTCGGCGGGGGAGACGAGCCCCCCCAGCAGACTGCTCTCCAGGTAGCCCCTCTCGGCCTGGGGGTCGAAGCGGGCGGCGGGCCGCGCCAGCAACAGGGGCAGCCCCACGGCGAAGCCGGCCATATCCAACGGGAAGGGGCGTTCCGGTTTCCAGGCGGTATGGAAGCCCACCACCCGGCCCCCCGCTACCAGCGGTCGTTCGAAACGTAGGCCCCCCACCAGTCCCACCGGCCAGACCGCCACGCCGCGGGTGCTGCGCATCTGGGGGAGAGCGGCCgtcagggctgggggggggctcaaGGAGGACGGGGGGGGGACCCCGCGGAGCAGCACAGCCCCTCAAAGAAGCGCAAGGCTGAGGATGTTGAGGGGCAGAGGGGGCTAGGGGAGGTTGTGGGGGGGGGTTAGGAGAGCGTGGGCGGGAATGGGGGGGCTCTggtgggggtgcaggggagTTTGGGGGTGTTAAGAGAGCTGGGGAGGGTGCGGGGGGACTGGAAGAATTTGAGGGGAGTTcagggaggggctggggggtaACAGCACGCTCCATCACTTCCAAAAGGTACAAGCTGGAGGTGTTAAGAGGCAGAAAGGAGTTGGGGGGTCGGGAGGGGGACAGGGTGTTCTGGGGGGGGTCAGAGGGTtcggggggggtcgggggggttCCCCACCTCCTCGAAGAGGCGCAGGCTGTAGGTGTTGTCGTCGTCGGCGAAGTAGACCACGCCGCTCTCGCCGGGCGCCCGCGTCTCCCGCAGCCACTGCAGCGCCCGGTTGCGTTGTTCGACGCCGCGGGGGCGCAGCcagggggggtccccggggcgGCGACGACGTTCGGGGGGGGTCTCGACGTTCAGGTGGGTGAAGGGAACACCACTGGCGGCCAACAACCCCCCCACCAGTGCCGTGGGGGCCGCCGCgtcctccaccaccacccagtGCAGCGCCCGCACGTGCAGCAACGTCTGCGACAGCCGCACCAGCTCCGCCTTCTGCAccggcctggggggggggggggcaaaatggggctggggggggctggggggggtcctggggggctggggggggcacgTGAACCCAAGGGGGATGGGGGGCGCGTGGATGGATCGAGCTGGGAGTAGCCCAGGCCAGGCTGTGTTGGGGGAAATGggtctggggcggggggaggcagaTCAGGTTATATGGGGCCATGGGGGGGGCAAATGGGTCTGGGGGGGGCAGATCAGGTTATATAGggccaggggaagggggaatgGGTCTGGGGGGCCAGGCTAAGTTGAGGGGTAAGCAGGTCTGGGGGGGACAGATCAGGTTATATGGGGCCatgggggggggaaatggaTGTGGGGGGCGGTTAGGCAGGTTGTACAGGGTGGGGTGGAGGAAAAATgggactgggggggggcagatcaGGTtctatggggctggaggggagagggaatggGTCTGGGGGGGCCAAGCCGGGGTGTacagggtggggtgggggcacAAATAGGTCTGGGGGGGCAGATCAGGTTATATGGGGGCATGGGGGGGGAAatgggtctggggggggggccaggctgggctggaggacAAATGGGTCTGGGGGGGGGACCAGCCAggctgcatggggctgggggggggggggggagcctgGC
This region includes:
- the B3GAT3 gene encoding galactosylgalactosylxylosylprotein 3-beta-glucuronosyltransferase 3, which translates into the protein MRVKLKNVFIVYFVVSLVGLLCALLQLGQPCDCSHQLQAERRRSRDRDRLLAELRGGGARGEPRAQGGGRALPTIYVVTPTYARPVQKAELVRLSQTLLHVRALHWVVVEDAAAPTALVGGLLAASGVPFTHLNVETPPERRRRPGDPPWLRPRGVEQRNRALQWLRETRAPGESGVVYFADDDNTYSLRLFEEMRSTRGVAVWPVGLVGGLRFERPLVAGGRVVGFHTAWKPERPFPLDMAGFAVGLPLLLARPAARFDPQAERGYLESSLLGGLVSPAELEPKANNCTQVLVWHTRTEKPKLRQEEQLQREGRGSDPHIEV